A part of Deinococcus aerius genomic DNA contains:
- a CDS encoding ATP-binding protein, giving the protein MSLTPTELQAYLSALATGELKLSTMIWGPPGVGKSSVVAQVADRHGLDFVDVRLSQLAPTDLRGLPVPESDGQGGGVSKWYPPEFLPRSGRGILFLDEVNMAPPTMQGMAQQLILDRRVGSYELPEGWFVWAAGNRKEDRASVFDMPAPLANRFLHLTVRPDFDSWRSYALGRGLHEHVIAFLTFRPELLHRLDPTQPAWPSPRAWEMASQLHRARLDVAPAVGEAAGAEFSAFVRLYEQLPDLGLVLRGQGSGLRLPDEPSVRYAAVVGLAARAADADEAYHAFQWLSESAGPEWLQLYIATLVSKFQAIGQLGELAGLLGRDERLAALVQGTLELAGG; this is encoded by the coding sequence GTGAGCCTCACCCCCACCGAACTGCAAGCGTACCTCTCGGCCCTCGCCACCGGGGAACTCAAGCTCTCGACGATGATCTGGGGGCCGCCCGGCGTGGGCAAGAGCAGCGTAGTCGCGCAGGTGGCCGATCGGCACGGCCTGGACTTCGTGGACGTGCGGCTCTCGCAGCTCGCACCCACCGACCTGCGCGGCCTGCCGGTGCCCGAATCCGACGGGCAGGGCGGCGGAGTGAGCAAATGGTATCCGCCCGAGTTCCTGCCCAGAAGCGGGCGCGGCATCCTCTTTCTCGACGAGGTGAACATGGCGCCGCCCACCATGCAGGGGATGGCCCAGCAACTCATCCTCGACCGGCGGGTGGGGAGCTACGAACTGCCGGAGGGCTGGTTCGTGTGGGCCGCCGGGAACCGCAAGGAGGACCGCGCCAGCGTGTTCGACATGCCCGCACCCCTCGCCAACCGCTTCCTGCACCTCACCGTGCGGCCCGACTTCGACTCGTGGCGCTCGTACGCGCTGGGGCGCGGGCTGCACGAGCATGTGATCGCCTTCCTGACCTTCCGGCCAGAGTTGCTGCACCGCCTGGACCCCACGCAGCCCGCCTGGCCGAGTCCCCGCGCCTGGGAGATGGCGAGCCAACTCCACCGCGCCCGCCTCGATGTGGCCCCCGCCGTGGGCGAGGCGGCCGGGGCCGAGTTCAGCGCCTTCGTCCGCTTGTACGAGCAACTGCCCGACCTCGGCCTGGTGCTGCGCGGCCAGGGCTCCGGGCTGAGGCTGCCCGACGAGCCCAGCGTCCGCTACGCCGCCGTAGTGGGCCTGGCCGCCCGCGCCGCCGACGCCGACGAGGCCTACCACGCCTTCCAGTGGCTCTCGGAGAGCGCGGGACCCGAGTGGCTGCAACTGTACATCGCCACCCTGGTGAGCAAGTTCCAGGCCATCGGGCAACTCGGCGAACTGGCGGGCCTCCTGGGGCGCGACGAGCGGCTGGCGGCGCTGGTGCAGGGCACGCTGGAACTGGCGGGGGGATGA
- a CDS encoding ArsR family transcriptional regulator gives MTCPQAADVFRNVGEFRLLLHFMRPEGSTVAALAAERGLSLNAAYRKVQKFCRLHLLAVLREERRAGRAVKVYRCPHTAFFISRDLISIEEQLTETFGPYEQLLRRNLLEASANPVNPVEGLLFQVRPDGLWLLPATRSGERWRPDRPGTPAHVHSSGPLYLDYQDARALERELYDLFDRYRGRRGAAPYLLHMVLTPLADAGRLALPHSGYTEFV, from the coding sequence GTGACGTGTCCGCAGGCGGCGGACGTGTTCAGGAACGTCGGAGAGTTCCGGCTGCTGCTGCACTTCATGCGCCCGGAAGGCTCGACCGTGGCGGCGCTCGCCGCCGAGCGGGGCCTGAGCCTGAACGCCGCCTACCGCAAGGTGCAGAAGTTCTGCCGCCTGCACCTGCTGGCCGTGCTGCGCGAGGAGCGCCGGGCCGGGCGGGCGGTCAAGGTGTACCGCTGCCCCCACACGGCCTTTTTCATCTCGCGCGACCTGATCTCCATCGAGGAGCAGCTCACCGAGACCTTCGGCCCCTACGAGCAGTTGCTGCGCCGCAACCTGCTGGAGGCGTCCGCGAACCCCGTGAACCCGGTGGAGGGCCTGCTCTTCCAGGTCAGGCCCGACGGGCTGTGGCTGCTCCCCGCGACCCGGTCGGGCGAACGCTGGCGGCCCGACCGCCCGGGTACCCCCGCCCACGTCCATTCCAGCGGCCCCCTGTACCTGGACTACCAGGACGCCCGGGCGCTGGAGCGCGAACTGTACGATCTCTTCGACCGCTACCGGGGCCGCCGGGGGGCCGCGCCCTACCTCCTCCACATGGTGCTGACCCCGCTGGCGGACGCGGGCCGCCTGGCCCTGCCCCACAGCGGGTACACCGAGTTCGTGTAG
- a CDS encoding histidinol-phosphatase HisJ family protein produces the protein MLADYHTHHYRCGHAGGQLEDYVEAAIRAGLSEIGLSDHSPIYHLGDDPHPLPGTAMSQQEFPHYLREMGDVRDRFAGRIAVRLGVESDYVLGWDEHYRELWRRYSLDYVIGSVHWLGTWSIFSPELPPGRTPEDIYEEYLLTTQAAARSGAYDILGHLDCLKTRGHIPDLSITPLLEETVRVIASAGVAIELNTSGWRKGLGEPYPREELLAVCCHYGVPVTLGSDAHSPDHVAAGFPEAVELLERVGYTSLSRFEGRQRFEVPLR, from the coding sequence ATGCTCGCCGACTACCACACCCACCACTACCGCTGCGGCCACGCGGGCGGCCAACTGGAAGACTATGTGGAGGCCGCCATCCGCGCGGGCCTCTCCGAGATCGGCCTGAGCGACCACAGCCCGATCTACCACCTGGGGGACGACCCGCACCCCCTGCCCGGCACGGCCATGTCGCAGCAGGAGTTTCCCCACTACCTGCGCGAGATGGGGGACGTTCGGGACCGCTTTGCCGGACGCATCGCCGTGCGCCTCGGCGTCGAGAGCGACTACGTGCTGGGCTGGGACGAACATTACCGCGAGTTGTGGCGGCGATATTCCCTCGATTACGTAATTGGCAGCGTCCACTGGCTCGGCACGTGGAGCATCTTTTCGCCCGAGTTGCCGCCGGGCCGCACACCCGAGGACATCTACGAGGAATATCTCCTCACGACCCAGGCTGCCGCCCGCTCCGGGGCCTACGACATCCTCGGGCACCTCGACTGCCTGAAGACGCGGGGCCATATTCCAGACCTCAGCATCACCCCTTTGCTGGAGGAGACGGTGCGGGTGATCGCCTCGGCGGGCGTCGCCATCGAACTCAACACGAGCGGGTGGCGCAAGGGGCTGGGTGAGCCCTATCCGCGGGAGGAACTGCTGGCGGTGTGCTGTCACTACGGGGTGCCGGTCACTCTGGGTTCGGACGCCCACAGCCCGGATCACGTTGCCGCAGGTTTCCCTGAAGCGGTCGAGTTGCTGGAACGGGTCGGTTACACCTCCCTCTCCCGCTTCGAGGGGCGGCAAAGGTTCGAGGTGCCGCTGCGCTGA